The Dreissena polymorpha isolate Duluth1 chromosome 2, UMN_Dpol_1.0, whole genome shotgun sequence nucleotide sequence TGTGGTGCCTTGATCGGAGTCTGATCATTATCACGTGATCTGCCCTGCTTAGGAGATGATATGCATTAGCCTTTTGTCTTGGCCTGGTAAGTGATTAAATAATGGTAACTTTCTCCGTGTAGCTTACTTGCACAGGTGGCTGTTCTAACTGAGCACCTTGTTTTGCCAGTTGGTCAGCATCTTTGTTTCCGGCCACTCCACAGTGGTCTGGGATCCACTGGAGGGTCACGTTTAGGTTGGTGCTGATTCTTTGTAAGGCATTTGCAAGCTGAAGAATCCTGTTGTTGGTCAGGGCTTCTAATACAGACATGGCATCTGTAAGGAAGACTACCGAGTTGACAGCTTCAGTCGAGTCTTCAATCATTAACACTGCCTTTATGAGAGCTTCAGTCTCTGTCCTGTAATTGCTACAGTGTGTTCCGTTTTCTGCATAATGTGTTTCTCGTTTTCCGGATGGGTACAGCATGACGATGCCAGCACCTCCATTTATGACTGCTCTTGTGGCAGAATCGTCTGTGTAGACATGATTCCATGCCTCTCTTGGGTATTAGTCATCGATCATGGCAAATGTGTGGCTCTTTCTGATATGCTCATCGTCTGTTTACCTCGCTGTAGGTGAGGGACACTGGATTTTACTGCAGAAATTGACAGGTCATTTTGTAATGGATCTACGATGTCTTCTTTACCAAGCGGAGTGGTGGGGATGGTCAGATCTGTTGCATAGGCCTTGTCCAGCTTCTAAGCTTCGTGTACAAAGCTGCTACGCTTGGTCCGATTTTTGGTGTACCCTTTAACTCTGGCTGACATGGGGTGATCCGTGAGACATTTATACTTCTCTGCCTGAAGCAGGATTTTGACATCTCTTCTTTCTTTAAGTGGTTGTATTCCTGTTATCTTTTCCATGAAGGCAATTAGTGTGGACTTGGTTGCTCCTAACATGATGCGCAGAGCTTGGTTCTGGAGTTTATCCAGAGCCTGGCGATTGGATTTGGCTGTGGTAGACCATGTGGAGGAACTATACTCTAGTTGAGATCTCACTGTGCCTTGGTAGACTGTCTTGAATATGTGCTCATGTGCCCCCAATGTGGTTCCCGCAAGGTTTCGCATAATTGCAAATTTTCTTCGGGCCTTTCCTTCTGCTTTCATGAGGTGTGGCTTCCACGTTTGCCTCTTGTCAAAGGTGACTCCCAGGTACGTAGTCTCGTCTGCTTCAGTCATAGGAGTGTCTCCCATCCTCACCGTCCCtactttctgtttttatgacaATGAGAATAGTGTGTCGGATGATTTCTCTTTGTTGATCATTACACACACAATCTTCAGACCATGCGGTAAGCGTGTCTATTGCTTCTTTCATTCTATATGTGGCTGTGGTGGCATGCTCTTCTTTGCACCATAACACCAGATCATCAGCATAAAGTTCTGCCTTCACTCCCCTTGGAAATTGTAAGAAGAGCATCGGGGACAGGACTCCTCCTTGTGGGACACCGTGCCGTAGAAGGAACTTCTAACTGCTTCTTTGGTTCAAGCTGACTTTTGCCTTTCTATTGAATAGATATGACTGGATCCGCTTCAACATGGTTCCTCCAACTCCATTCCTCATCAGTTTGACTTgtctgctccagcagctggagtttcacttctttatattggagcCCGTTAGTCCAAACTTTATCAAAGGCCCTTTAAAGGTCTATCCATGCTGTCAGGACAACCTTCTGTTCCTGGAGTCGGGTCCTCGGTGGAGCGGAATTGCCTGAATCCAGCAAGTAAGTCGTTCGTCTCAAGATACCACTTAAGGCGTACACTCACATTTCTCTCCATCGTCTTCCCAATACAGCTAGTGAGGCTTATTGGACGGTAGCTTCCAGCCTGCTTCGGATCCTTGTCTTTCTTGTCAATAGGGATCATGATGGCCTCTTTCCAGACTTGAGTAAGATGTCTAGGAGTTTGTGCATTGCTGAACTGCCTAGATGGGTGATCATTTCATTGTTGTCTGGTCCTGGAGACTTCTTTCATTTCAGCTGCCTAACTGCTGTCTGTAGTTCGTGCAGTGTCAGGCTTTGGCTCATGCGGTCTGATGTCACATCATCTGTTTTCTTGCCCGTTTGTTCTCTTCTTacttctctctgtctctctctactGACAGGGATGTCACTGACATCTTTGTAGTTGCTGGCAAAAACATTTGCCAGCTTGTTTACCTGTCAGCAGCTCTCCATTCTCTTCCAGAGTTACTGAGCCTCTCGCTTGAACTTCATCGTCATTCAGCTGTTTTGTTAACCTCCACAGCTTCCGGACATCTCGCTCAAGGATGAGTGATGCTGTTTTGTTTCTCCAGCTCTGTCTCTTGGCTTCAAGTTCGTGCCGCATGAATTTGGCCTTGGCTCGCTGTAGTGAGAGGTTGCTATCTTGTGAAGGGTTGCTTTCTGCTTCCACCCTGGCTTCTGTCAACTTGGTCTGGAGGTCTTCTAACTCCTGACTCCAGTATGGCTTGTAGTTTTTTCTGGCCCCGCGTGATATCGCCTTCTGTGCTGCGTTCAGTATGCATGCATTGAAGTCTTTCATTTCACAACTTTGTTAATATCTCTATCATCCACCCTGATCTCTTTGCAGAGGTCATGATTCAGACGTTTGTATAAGGTCAAGTCGGCCTTCTTGTAGTTCCATCTGGGGATGCTTTAGGATAAGGAAGGAATAATGGTTCATGATGAGGTGAACTGGGCGATGGTTGCTTCCTCCTAGTTGATCACAGACTCCTCTATGCCCATGGATATCTCCAGTGCAGAAAGCTAAGTCATGGGTCGACGTAGTATGCCATCTCCTGGAGTAGAAAATTGCCAGATTTTCAGGCTGGTTGATAAGATTAAGCTTTTTATCATCTTGCCAGTTCTTCACTTCCTCTACCCGTCGGTCCATGTGGTCATGTCCCCAGCTTTGTGAATGACTGTTGAAGTTTCCAACAACAATGAAGTTAGATTCTTCTGTTGGGATACTGTCTAGGGAAACAGCTTTGTCATTTGGAGAGTAGAGTTCACAAGCTTCAGATTGAAATCATTCTTCCTGAGACTCAGAACCTGGAATTCAGAGTCATCCATATGCGTTTAAGTCCTGACAGCATTGATGTTGTTCCGGACTAATGTCAGAGTGTCTCCTTTATGTCTGCTTTCTCTGTCACATCGGAAACTCTGGtatcctctgaccttgaaggacttAGCTGGCTGCAGATGAGTTTCCTGAATGCAGCAGACATTAATGTCGTGTTCATGAAGGATATGCTCTAATTCTGTCTTTTTGTTGAAGGCTCCTTCTGCGATCCAATGTATCACCTTGAAAGGTTGATGTTGGTCTTTTCTACTCCTAGGCTTTTTGTAGCCAGCTTTCGTTCCTCCTCTTCTCTTGGCTTGTTGTCGAATGGAGGGACCCCAAGTAGCTGTGGGTGGACTCAGTCGAGGCTCAGAGCCCGGTACTGAATCTTCCTGGAGGGATCTCAAAGACTCAGCAACACATCGAGTAACAATTATTGATTATGTAGACATAGcgatgtacatgacgtcatggtTTGTTAAAGGAGTCCCAATGGACTAACGTCTCCGATTTCAACTCCCTGTGTGTTCTGTCGGGTTACCTCACCCTTAGCCTTTGCCGATCTAACGACAAACCCCAAGGCAGTGGTTTCCTACTTAACAGGGGCCATTTTACCCTCTTGCTGGGAGTCTGTTCATGAGCATCAGAGAATTTCCACACTACGGCGGGCCTAATAAACTGTTATTCTTTACATattagttttttttgttgttgaaatgacCTATTCATACTTAACTGTTTAAaggtagtgtttttcccaggagggcataTGGTCATGGCTCAGTAAATTTAACAAGTGGTTCGTgctcggagacatatgcccctccgaacagggctttgaactagtgaccccaatgtcaataggggtcatctactgtccaaggccaatgcgcatgtgaagtatcaagccaatcggtcaattcgttgatgagttattgattagaaacaattttcacttattttgacagttactttgacctttgacttagtgaccccataggggtcatctactctcCAAGGCCAGTGAGCTTGGGAAGAATCAAGCCATTCGGTCGATTCGTTAACGAGTTATTGATTATAACGCTTTTCCCAcgtattgtgccagtgaccatgacctttgacctggtgacacaaatttcaattggggtcatctactgtccaaggccaatgcacatgagaagtatcaa carries:
- the LOC127869886 gene encoding uncharacterized protein LOC127869886, yielding MGDTPMTEADETTYLGVTFDKRQTWKPHLMKAEGKARRKFAIMRNLAGTTLGAHEHIFKTVYQGTVRSQLEYSSSTWSTTAKSNRQALDKLQNQALRIMLGATKSTLIAFMEKITGIQPLKERRDVKILLQAEKYKCLTDHPMSARVKGEAWNHVYTDDSATRAVINGGAGIVMLYPSGKRETHYAENGTHCSNYRTETEALIKAVLMIEDSTEAVNSVVFLTDAMSVLEALTNNRILQLANALQRISTNLNVTLQWIPDHCGVAGNKDADQLAKQGAQLEQPPVQVSYTEKVTII